AAACTGGAAATGTTCTTTTTTATAAATATCAGCCTTTTTCCCGCCAAGATTAACCTGCATAACCCCCTTGTCATTAATAATATTAATTGAAGTTGATGTCGCTCTGTGTTAATCTAACCACAGAATCTTATGAGAATTTTTAGCAGAAATCTAATTTTCTCCAAAGATAGGATTTAGGAAATAGTGTGATCATGATGAAAAGAAATTATTCAATCGATATTCCCAGAGAAAGAATTGAAGCGTTTTGCAAAAAGCACCACATCTGCAAATTTTCTGTTTTTGGGTCGGCTCTTCGTCAAGATTTCAGATCTGACAGTGATATAGATATTCTTGTTGAGTTTCACCCGGATTATACACCCGGACTCATCAAGCTGGCTGGGATAGAAATTGAATTGTCTAATATAATAGGCCGTAAAGTAGATCTGAGAACACCTCAAGATTTAAGTCGTTATTTTAGGCAGGAGGTCATTGAATCCGCGGAGGTCCAGTATGCAGAAATCTGACATTATAAGGCTTCGCCATATGTTCGATGCTGCTAAAGAAGCGGCTTCATTCATTCAGGAGGAAGAAAGGGCCTCCTTAGACGTAGACCGAAAATTAGTATTGGCGCTTATGAAATCGATAGAAATCATAGGAGAAGCAGCCACCAAAATAACAAAGGAATGTCAAGAAGATCTTTCCCAAATCCCTTGGCCCAATATTATCGGCATGAGGAACCGCCTGATTCACGCTTATTTTGACGTCAATTTGGAAATTCTATGGAAAACCGTAACTGAAGATCTTCCCGGTTTGATTGACGAGCTTGAAAAAATTCTTCCTTCAGCCAAAGTCTAACAGCGACAATCACATTTCTGAACTGCACAGCGAGCGCATTCCCCGTCACGCCACGGCGGGATTGGAGCGCAGCGGAAATCCCGTTTCCGGGGCTGCAGGGTCTTCAATTTTCATAATAACACTTATCAAAGGTTTTTGAAGTGGATGATATTATCACTTGAATGGATGCTATCACAGGTCTTTAAAATAGCCCTCAGACGGGTTTCCAGCTAACCAAATTTAACGTTCAATCTGCACAATATTGCCACGATAGGCCAAAGCGGGATAGGCCCCGTTAAACCATCCTTTAAAAATCAATATCTTGCGGTTTCAGCCTGCCTATGATATTGTACATTTAAATTCACAATCTGCACCTGTTTTCGACCTGAACAGACTCAGCACTGTGGCAGGTGGTGTTGAATGTAAATTCTGGACACTCCATAATATTTCGCGATTCAGGCGCGCAGGCAGGAAATTTCGGATGCTATTGCTGCTGATGTAGACAAGATGGTGGCTGATGTGCACAATTCAAAAATTCATTGACCATGAAAGAGCTCATTTAAAAATAATATAGAACCAGGCGAAGGGGAGAATTTCATGAAAGCACTCGTTGATCTGTGCAAACCCAGAGCATCGGTTTTCGACAGCGCCCGTCTGGACACGGTTTATAACCTGGATGACTTGCCGTCGATTCACCCTGAAGAGTTTTTATCTGAGAATTATGTCACCGAAGGCATGCGCATCCTTCTGACAGAGGGCTTTAACCGTTTGGAAGGCAAAACCACTAGCGCCTCCGGCACGTTTCTGCTCAGTCAGTCGATGGGCGGCGGGAAAACGCACAACCTCATTACCTTGGGTCTCCTGGCAAAACACCCGAAATACCGCAAGCAGGTCATGGCCGATTTCTTCAAGCCGGGCGATCTGGGCGCGGTGACGGTCGTCGCCTTCAGCGGCCGGAAGACCAGTACGCCCTTCGGGATTTGGGGAGAGATCGCCGAGCAGCTCAACCGGAAAGCCGTCTTCAACGAATTTTACAGTCCCCTGAAACCGCCCGATCCCAATAAGTGGGTGGAACTTCTCCGGGGGGAACCGGTGCTCATTCTCCTGGATGAATTGCCTCCCTATTTCGAAGCCGCCCGGGCGGTAGCCGTGGGCGACACGTACCTGGATCGATTGACGGAAATTGCCCTGGCCAATCTGCTTGTGGCCGTCAACAGCAACAAACTCCCGAGGGCCTGCGTGGTCATCACCGACCTAAGCGGCACCGCCTATGCAGGCGGCGGCGATTCCATTATTAAGGTCCTGCAATCACTGAACGATCTAGAGCAGGAAGTGAACCGGAATGTCATCCGGATCGATCCCGTAAAAATCAACACCAACGAGATTTATCACATCCTGCGGACCCGGATCTTCGAAAAGACGCCCCCCATCGCTGACATCGAGGAAGTGGCCGATGCCTACGGTGTCGCCGTGGACAACGCCAAGAAGATGGGCCTTTCGGAAGTCTCCCCCGACCAGCTCAAGACGGATATCCGGAACGCCTACCCTTTCCATCCGGCAATCCGCGATCTTTACGCCCGTTTCAAAGAGAATCGGGGTTTTCAGCAGACCCGTGCTCTGATCCGGATCATGCGGATTATCGTCTCCCATCTCTGGAATTCGGGAGCGGCGGCAAAGCACGGACTGATCGGCCCCTATGAGTTTAACCTTCAGGACGCCTCCATGCTCGGCGAGATTCGGCAGATCAACGCCGGTCTCGAAGTGGCCATCGCCCGCGACATCGCTGCGGAAGGCGGAAGCGCCCTGGCCCAGCAGATCGACAGCGGGGCAACGACGGACGCCCAGGACATTGCCAAACTGATCTTCCTGTCCTCCCTCTCCACCGCTACGAATCCCGTCCTGGGCTTAAGTCGTTCGGAAATCCTCGGCTACATAGCTGCCCCAGACAGGGATATCGTAAAATTGCGTGGCGTCTTTGATCGACTTCAGGCCGACGCCTGGTATCTCCATGCCGCCAGAGACGGAAAACTGTTCTTCAAAAATGTTGAAAACCTGAAGGCCAAGGTGGCGACATACGCAAGGAACAAGCTCCGGGAACAGCGAGAGAAAGAACTGAGAGACCGTCTGGGTGAAATGTTCAAGGTCACGACCCGGGCCGCCTATCAGAAGATCCAGGCCTTGCCGGCCCTTGACCAGATCCAGCTCCAGCAGGAT
The Candidatus Desulfatibia profunda genome window above contains:
- a CDS encoding ATP-binding protein, which gives rise to MKALVDLCKPRASVFDSARLDTVYNLDDLPSIHPEEFLSENYVTEGMRILLTEGFNRLEGKTTSASGTFLLSQSMGGGKTHNLITLGLLAKHPKYRKQVMADFFKPGDLGAVTVVAFSGRKTSTPFGIWGEIAEQLNRKAVFNEFYSPLKPPDPNKWVELLRGEPVLILLDELPPYFEAARAVAVGDTYLDRLTEIALANLLVAVNSNKLPRACVVITDLSGTAYAGGGDSIIKVLQSLNDLEQEVNRNVIRIDPVKINTNEIYHILRTRIFEKTPPIADIEEVADAYGVAVDNAKKMGLSEVSPDQLKTDIRNAYPFHPAIRDLYARFKENRGFQQTRALIRIMRIIVSHLWNSGAAAKHGLIGPYEFNLQDASMLGEIRQINAGLEVAIARDIAAEGGSALAQQIDSGATTDAQDIAKLIFLSSLSTATNPVLGLSRSEILGYIAAPDRDIVKLRGVFDRLQADAWYLHAARDGKLFFKNVENLKAKVATYARNKLREQREKELRDRLGEMFKVTTRAAYQKIQALPALDQIQLQQDSVTLVVFRPADDSFRAIDEFYKNQQYKNRVCFLTGAAKAYDTVLERAAELSAIRTIIGEMDQEGVRESDPQYIEATEIRSKLEGRFYQACRETFTILH
- a CDS encoding nucleotidyltransferase family protein is translated as MKRNYSIDIPRERIEAFCKKHHICKFSVFGSALRQDFRSDSDIDILVEFHPDYTPGLIKLAGIEIELSNIIGRKVDLRTPQDLSRYFRQEVIESAEVQYAEI
- a CDS encoding DUF86 domain-containing protein is translated as MQKSDIIRLRHMFDAAKEAASFIQEEERASLDVDRKLVLALMKSIEIIGEAATKITKECQEDLSQIPWPNIIGMRNRLIHAYFDVNLEILWKTVTEDLPGLIDELEKILPSAKV